A region from the Desulfobaccales bacterium genome encodes:
- the pyk gene encoding pyruvate kinase, producing the protein MARRRTKIIATLGPACLGKTLPALLHAGVDVVRLNFSHATPAEHARRLEEVRQLAADLGRPLAALQDLAGPKIRIGEFPDGQITLERGQKFTLTAVCGVGEKDCVSVAYPEIVADSPVGAHILLADGNIELKVEDKTGETLHCRVITGGVLRSHAGINFPHHSLSIPALTDKDKEDIRAGVEMGVDFIALSYVRSAADVLEARAVLDRLGADTPLIAKVEKHEAVDNLEEILAVADGLMVARGDLGLELPLERVPIIQKQVIAAANRAGKPVITATQMLLSMVDHSRPSRAEVTDVANAILDGTDAVMLSEETAAGKFPVEAVRYLDRISRAIEAHFPHAPWLRERAQVARRDISDAISYAAAVMAQNLQAAAILTSTDFGTTARLISRFRPAAPIIAVTPRRETWRRLALSWGVFPLMAQNLTDTDQMFQVVKEEALKAGWLKGGDKVVITAGTPLGQRGTTNLLKADVV; encoded by the coding sequence ATGGCGCGGCGCCGCACCAAAATTATCGCCACCCTGGGTCCTGCCTGTCTGGGCAAGACCCTGCCCGCTCTGCTGCATGCCGGCGTGGATGTGGTGCGTCTCAATTTTTCCCACGCCACTCCGGCGGAGCACGCCCGCCGCTTGGAAGAGGTGCGCCAGCTGGCCGCCGATCTGGGCCGGCCCCTGGCCGCCCTCCAGGACCTGGCCGGCCCCAAGATCCGCATCGGGGAATTCCCCGATGGCCAGATCACCTTGGAGCGGGGCCAGAAGTTCACCCTCACCGCCGTCTGCGGGGTGGGGGAGAAGGACTGTGTCAGTGTGGCCTACCCGGAAATCGTGGCCGACAGCCCCGTGGGCGCCCATATCCTGCTGGCGGACGGCAACATCGAGCTCAAGGTGGAGGACAAGACCGGCGAGACCCTGCACTGCCGGGTGATCACCGGCGGGGTGCTGCGCTCCCATGCCGGCATCAACTTCCCCCACCACAGCCTCTCCATCCCGGCCCTCACCGACAAGGACAAGGAGGACATCCGCGCCGGGGTGGAGATGGGGGTGGACTTCATTGCCCTCTCCTATGTGCGCTCCGCCGCCGATGTCCTGGAGGCCCGGGCCGTGTTGGACCGCCTGGGGGCCGACACCCCCCTTATCGCCAAGGTGGAGAAACACGAGGCGGTGGATAACCTGGAGGAGATCCTGGCCGTGGCCGACGGCCTCATGGTGGCCCGGGGCGACCTGGGGCTGGAGCTCCCTCTGGAGCGGGTGCCCATCATCCAGAAACAGGTCATCGCCGCCGCCAACCGGGCCGGCAAACCGGTGATCACCGCCACCCAGATGCTCCTGTCCATGGTGGACCACTCCCGGCCCAGCCGGGCGGAGGTCACCGACGTGGCCAACGCCATCCTGGACGGCACCGACGCAGTGATGCTCTCCGAGGAGACCGCGGCCGGCAAATTCCCGGTGGAGGCGGTGCGTTATCTGGACCGCATCAGCCGGGCCATTGAAGCCCATTTCCCCCATGCCCCCTGGCTGCGGGAGCGGGCCCAAGTGGCCCGCCGGGACATCTCCGACGCCATCAGCTACGCTGCCGCGGTGATGGCCCAGAATCTCCAAGCCGCGGCCATCCTCACCAGCACCGATTTCGGCACCACCGCCCGCCTCATCAGCCGCTTCCGGCCTGCGGCCCCCATCATCGCGGTCACCCCCCGCCGGGAAACCTGGCGTCGCCTGGCCCTTTCCTGGGGAGTCTTTCCCCTCATGGCCCAAAACCTCACCGACACTGACCAGATGTTCCAGGTGGTGAAGGAGGAGGCCCTCAAGGCCGGCTGGCTGAAAGGGGGAGACAAGGTAGTCATCACCGCGGGCACGCCCCTGGGCCAGCGGGGCACCACCAATCTCCTCAAGGCGGACGTGGTCTGA
- a CDS encoding NADH-quinone oxidoreductase subunit NuoF, translating to MPKFESLDHLNEYRRQLRAKRDPKQPQVLVCAGPGCLPLGSEEVAQAFRAQMEEKGLNGKVALKTSGCHGLCARGVRVLIRPQEIAYQKVTPADVPEIVETTLVGGGVVERLLHEEPETHARCQHKGDIPFYRGQQSIVLRKLDVIDPESLDDYLALGGYRSLRKVFFEMTPDDVIDAVERSGLRGRGGGGFPTGRKWRICRDTEEPIKFVICNGDEGDPGAFMDRAVMEGDPHAVIEGMIIGAYAIGARRGYIYVRHEYPLAVKRLTLAIQQAREAGFLGKNILRSGFDFDLQISQGSGAFVCGEETALIASIEGHIGEPMPRPPYPAISGLFGQPTIINNVETWANVPEIINMGPEWFAGIGTEGSKGTKVFSLVGAIHHSGLVEVPMGTTLREIVFNLGGGIPGGRAFKAVQTGGPSGGCIPAEFLDLPVDYDSLQQVGSIMGSGGLIVMDETSCMVDVARYFIGFLYEESCGKCTPCREGLKQLKKIYEDITQGRGEEGHIALMEDLCAAMASASICGLGQSAVNPVLSTLKFFRHEYEAHIRDKKCPALVCRPLLKYTIDPETCTGCLACVRECPVGAISGVKKEAQEIDQELCIKCGLCFEVCQFDAVRRE from the coding sequence ATGCCCAAGTTTGAATCCCTCGATCATCTGAATGAATATCGGCGCCAGTTGCGGGCCAAGCGGGACCCCAAGCAGCCCCAGGTATTGGTGTGCGCCGGCCCGGGCTGTCTGCCGCTGGGAAGCGAAGAGGTGGCCCAGGCCTTCCGGGCCCAGATGGAGGAGAAGGGCTTAAACGGCAAGGTGGCCCTGAAGACCAGCGGCTGCCATGGCCTCTGCGCCCGGGGGGTGCGGGTTCTTATCCGGCCCCAGGAGATCGCCTACCAGAAGGTCACCCCGGCGGATGTGCCGGAGATCGTGGAGACCACCCTGGTGGGGGGCGGCGTGGTGGAGCGCCTGCTCCATGAGGAGCCGGAAACCCACGCCCGCTGCCAGCACAAGGGCGACATCCCCTTCTATCGCGGCCAGCAGTCCATTGTGCTCCGCAAGCTGGACGTCATCGATCCGGAATCCCTGGACGATTACCTGGCCTTGGGGGGCTACCGCAGCCTGCGCAAGGTCTTCTTTGAGATGACCCCGGATGACGTCATCGACGCCGTGGAGCGCTCAGGGCTTCGGGGCCGGGGCGGCGGCGGCTTCCCCACCGGCCGCAAATGGCGCATTTGCCGGGACACCGAGGAGCCCATCAAGTTCGTCATCTGCAACGGCGACGAGGGCGACCCCGGGGCCTTCATGGACCGGGCGGTGATGGAGGGCGACCCCCACGCGGTCATCGAGGGCATGATCATCGGGGCCTACGCCATCGGCGCCCGCCGGGGTTACATCTATGTGCGCCACGAATACCCCCTGGCGGTGAAGCGCCTCACCCTGGCCATCCAGCAGGCCCGGGAGGCGGGGTTTCTGGGGAAAAACATCCTGCGCTCCGGCTTTGACTTTGACCTTCAGATCAGCCAGGGTTCCGGGGCCTTTGTCTGCGGCGAGGAGACCGCCCTCATCGCCAGCATCGAGGGCCACATCGGCGAACCCATGCCCCGGCCGCCCTACCCGGCCATCTCCGGGCTCTTTGGCCAGCCCACCATCATCAACAACGTGGAGACCTGGGCCAACGTGCCGGAGATCATCAACATGGGGCCGGAGTGGTTCGCCGGCATCGGCACCGAAGGGAGCAAAGGCACCAAGGTCTTCTCCCTGGTGGGGGCCATCCACCACTCCGGGCTGGTGGAAGTGCCCATGGGCACCACCCTGAGGGAAATCGTCTTCAATCTGGGAGGCGGCATCCCCGGCGGCCGGGCCTTCAAGGCGGTGCAGACCGGCGGGCCCTCGGGGGGCTGCATCCCGGCGGAATTCCTGGACCTGCCGGTGGATTACGACAGCCTGCAGCAGGTGGGCTCCATCATGGGCTCCGGCGGCCTCATCGTCATGGACGAGACGAGCTGCATGGTGGACGTGGCCCGCTACTTCATCGGCTTCCTTTATGAGGAGTCCTGCGGCAAATGCACCCCCTGCCGGGAGGGCTTGAAGCAGCTCAAGAAGATCTACGAGGACATCACCCAGGGCCGGGGCGAGGAGGGCCACATTGCCTTGATGGAGGACCTGTGCGCCGCCATGGCCAGCGCCTCCATCTGCGGCCTGGGGCAGAGCGCGGTGAATCCGGTGCTCTCCACCCTCAAGTTCTTCCGCCATGAATACGAGGCCCACATCCGGGACAAGAAATGCCCCGCCTTGGTCTGCCGGCCCCTCCTCAAGTACACCATCGATCCCGAGACCTGCACCGGCTGCCTGGCCTGTGTCCGGGAATGCCCGGTGGGGGCCATCTCCGGGGTGAAGAAGGAGGCCCAGGAGATCGACCAGGAGCTCTGCATCAAGTGCGGCCTGTGCTTTGAGGTCTGCCAGTTTGATGCGGTGAGGAGGGAGTAA
- the mtaB gene encoding tRNA (N(6)-L-threonylcarbamoyladenosine(37)-C(2))-methylthiotransferase MtaB, which yields MRSQNYRIVTFGCKVNQHDSAALAQILEARGWQPAAGTSPDLVLVNTCTVTARADQEARQIIRRLHREQTQAALVVTGCYAQRAPAEVAALPGVTGVLGNQEKSRLGEFLDALAGGQGFLEVGSFASGGTFAPLFPRRFPGHTRAFLKIQEGCNHGCAYCIVPEVRGRSRSLPPGEVETALADLAAAGFAEVVLTGIDLGQYGRDLRPPESLAGLLRRLAAQPFPCRLRLSSLEPQEVSQELINALEALPEVCPHFHLPLQSGSARVLAAMGRPYTPEHFRELARKLLARFPEAALGLDVLVGFPGESPEDIAATYELVESLPVAYLHVFPFSPRPGTPAAMLRPLPAPEVRRRAAWLRELGRRKRAAFYQAQVGKVGEVLVERPAGRPGWLVGLSRNYLRVLLPGPPAWVNRRLPVRFLRMQGELMEGEVLKSEGKG from the coding sequence GTGAGGAGCCAGAATTACCGCATCGTCACCTTCGGCTGCAAGGTGAACCAGCACGACAGCGCCGCTTTGGCCCAAATCCTGGAGGCCCGTGGCTGGCAGCCGGCGGCGGGGACGTCCCCGGACCTGGTCCTGGTGAACACCTGCACCGTCACCGCCCGGGCCGATCAGGAAGCCCGCCAGATCATCCGGCGGCTGCATCGTGAGCAAACCCAGGCGGCGCTTGTCGTCACCGGCTGCTACGCCCAGCGGGCACCCGCCGAGGTGGCGGCCCTCCCAGGGGTCACCGGGGTCTTGGGCAACCAGGAGAAAAGCCGCCTGGGCGAGTTCCTCGATGCCCTGGCAGGCGGCCAGGGCTTTCTGGAGGTGGGGAGTTTTGCCTCCGGGGGCACTTTTGCCCCCCTTTTCCCCCGGCGTTTCCCCGGCCATACCCGGGCCTTTCTCAAGATTCAGGAGGGCTGCAATCATGGCTGCGCTTACTGCATCGTGCCCGAGGTCCGGGGCCGAAGCCGCAGCCTCCCGCCTGGGGAAGTGGAGACGGCCCTGGCGGATTTGGCCGCGGCCGGGTTTGCCGAGGTGGTCCTCACCGGCATCGATCTGGGGCAGTACGGCCGGGACCTGAGGCCGCCGGAGAGCCTGGCCGGTCTCCTCCGGCGGCTGGCGGCGCAGCCCTTTCCCTGCCGCTTGCGTTTAAGCTCCCTGGAACCCCAGGAGGTGAGCCAGGAGCTGATAAATGCCCTGGAGGCGCTGCCGGAGGTGTGCCCCCACTTTCACCTGCCCTTGCAAAGCGGCTCCGCCCGGGTGCTGGCCGCCATGGGCCGGCCATACACGCCGGAACACTTCCGGGAGCTGGCCCGGAAGCTTCTGGCTCGCTTTCCCGAGGCCGCCTTGGGGCTGGATGTGCTGGTGGGCTTTCCTGGGGAGAGCCCGGAGGACATCGCCGCCACCTATGAGCTGGTGGAGTCCCTGCCAGTGGCCTATCTGCACGTCTTTCCTTTTTCGCCCCGGCCCGGCACGCCGGCAGCAATGCTCAGGCCCCTCCCTGCCCCGGAGGTGCGTCGCCGGGCGGCGTGGCTCCGGGAGCTGGGGCGCCGCAAACGGGCTGCCTTCTATCAGGCCCAGGTGGGGAAGGTGGGGGAGGTGCTGGTGGAGCGGCCCGCCGGCCGTCCGGGGTGGCTTGTGGGCCTGAGCCGCAATTATCTCCGGGTGCTTCTTCCCGGACCGCCCGCCTGGGTGAACCGGCGGCTCCCCGTGCGGTTCCTCAGAATGCAGGGGGAGCTGATGGAGGGCGAAGTGCTGAAGTCTGAGGGAAAAGGATAG
- a CDS encoding 1,4-alpha-glucan branching protein domain-containing protein produces the protein MTEPLGYFTLVLHSHLPYVIGHGRWPHGMDWLNEAAAESYIPLWRVFQHLGAQGLHTGVTLGITPILAEMLASTVFLQEFVDYLENKIQAARQDQADFTRLGEKHFATVARFWEEHYTGLLQSFREEFREDLMATPRRLMEDGVLEVITCAATHGYLPLLGRDTAVQAQVKQGVAAYRRHFGRDPQGCWLPECAYRPRYRWAPPVPAPGAEAALRKGVEEFLSENGLSYFFIDSHLLKGGKAIGVYKDRFHALEALWQRFASQYQELPEDQEKSPYEAYLVSSAPETKRPVAAFTRDPKTGLQVWSGEWGYPGDGNYLDFHKKRFPGGLRYWRVTSAKADLADKGPYHPEWVEERLAAQAEHFVSLVTGILEEYRQAHGKPGIVVAPYDTELFGHWWFEGPAWVERVIRAFHAQGRVRLVTGGEYLKIVDPSAVISLPEGSWGEGGYHWIWLNDMNAWTWKHIYPAEAEMEDLAKNYWQDPDPRLQELLKQCGRTLLLLEASDWQFLISTVSAMDYAELRLVMHHDDFKRLAAMTRRYATERALPEEDWNFFNLCRERDNIFPDIEPRWWAALDYAPEGD, from the coding sequence ATGACCGAGCCCCTCGGATATTTCACCTTGGTGCTGCATTCTCATCTCCCCTACGTCATCGGCCACGGCCGCTGGCCCCACGGCATGGACTGGCTCAACGAGGCGGCGGCGGAATCCTACATCCCCTTATGGCGGGTCTTTCAGCATCTGGGAGCTCAAGGCCTGCACACCGGGGTCACTTTGGGCATCACCCCCATCCTGGCGGAGATGCTGGCGTCCACCGTCTTCCTACAGGAATTCGTGGATTACTTAGAGAACAAGATCCAGGCGGCCCGCCAGGACCAGGCCGACTTCACCCGACTGGGCGAAAAGCATTTCGCCACCGTGGCCCGCTTCTGGGAGGAGCATTACACCGGGCTGCTGCAGTCCTTCCGGGAGGAGTTCCGGGAGGACCTTATGGCCACGCCCCGTCGGCTGATGGAGGACGGCGTGCTGGAGGTCATCACCTGCGCCGCCACCCACGGGTATTTGCCCTTGCTGGGCCGGGACACCGCGGTGCAGGCCCAGGTGAAGCAGGGGGTGGCCGCCTACCGCCGCCACTTCGGCCGGGACCCCCAGGGCTGCTGGCTGCCCGAGTGCGCCTACCGCCCCCGCTACCGCTGGGCCCCGCCGGTGCCTGCGCCCGGCGCCGAAGCCGCCCTGCGCAAGGGGGTGGAGGAATTCCTCTCGGAAAACGGCCTCTCCTACTTCTTCATTGACTCCCATCTCCTCAAGGGCGGCAAGGCCATCGGGGTCTACAAGGACCGCTTCCACGCCCTGGAGGCTCTGTGGCAGCGCTTTGCCTCCCAATACCAGGAGCTCCCGGAAGACCAGGAAAAATCGCCTTATGAAGCCTATCTGGTGAGCTCGGCCCCGGAGACCAAGCGGCCGGTGGCGGCCTTCACCCGGGACCCCAAGACCGGGCTGCAGGTATGGAGCGGCGAATGGGGCTACCCCGGCGACGGCAACTATCTGGATTTCCACAAGAAACGCTTCCCCGGGGGCCTACGCTACTGGCGGGTTACCAGCGCCAAGGCCGACCTGGCGGACAAGGGCCCCTATCACCCCGAATGGGTGGAGGAGCGCCTGGCGGCCCAGGCGGAGCACTTCGTCTCCCTGGTCACCGGCATTCTGGAGGAGTACCGCCAGGCCCACGGCAAGCCGGGTATTGTGGTGGCGCCCTACGACACCGAGCTCTTCGGCCACTGGTGGTTTGAAGGTCCCGCCTGGGTGGAGCGGGTCATCCGCGCCTTCCACGCCCAAGGGCGGGTGCGGCTGGTCACCGGGGGAGAATACTTAAAGATCGTGGACCCCAGCGCCGTCATCAGCCTGCCGGAGGGCTCCTGGGGCGAGGGCGGCTACCACTGGATCTGGCTCAACGACATGAACGCCTGGACCTGGAAGCACATCTACCCGGCGGAAGCGGAGATGGAGGACCTGGCCAAGAACTACTGGCAGGACCCCGACCCCCGGCTTCAGGAGCTCTTGAAGCAGTGCGGCCGCACCCTGCTCCTGTTGGAGGCCTCCGACTGGCAGTTCCTCATCAGCACCGTGAGCGCCATGGATTACGCCGAACTGCGCCTGGTGATGCACCACGACGACTTCAAGCGCCTGGCGGCCATGACCCGGCGCTATGCCACCGAGCGGGCATTGCCGGAGGAGGACTGGAACTTCTTTAACCTCTGCCGGGAACGGGACAACATCTTCCCGGATATTGAGCCCCGGTGGTGGGCGGCCCTGGACTACGCCCCCGAGGGCGACTGA
- a CDS encoding response regulator transcription factor, producing the protein MKTRIIIADDHMIVRQGLATLLAKEPDMEVVAEAENGREVVQLVKELRPDVVIMDVNMPDLNGIEATRQVLAAFPETKIIALSMHADRRFVVNMLKAGSSGYLLKDCAFEELAAAIRLVMANKTYLSPGVSNIVIQDYVQGLSAPRSSAFTMLTPREREVLQLMAEGKPTGQIAEQLHISVKTVETHRQQIMHKLGIHSIAELTKYAIREGLTSLEP; encoded by the coding sequence ATGAAGACGAGGATCATCATCGCTGATGACCACATGATCGTCCGTCAGGGTCTGGCCACCCTTCTGGCCAAGGAACCGGATATGGAGGTGGTGGCCGAGGCCGAAAACGGGCGGGAAGTGGTGCAGCTCGTCAAGGAACTCAGGCCCGACGTGGTCATCATGGACGTCAACATGCCGGACCTCAACGGCATTGAAGCCACCCGGCAGGTCCTGGCCGCCTTTCCCGAGACCAAGATCATCGCCCTTTCCATGCATGCCGACCGCCGTTTTGTGGTCAATATGCTCAAGGCCGGCTCCTCGGGGTATCTCCTCAAGGACTGCGCCTTTGAGGAGCTGGCCGCCGCCATCCGCCTGGTGATGGCCAACAAGACCTACCTGAGCCCCGGAGTCTCCAACATCGTCATCCAGGACTATGTCCAGGGGCTGTCCGCGCCCCGTTCCTCCGCCTTCACCATGCTCACCCCCCGGGAACGGGAGGTGCTGCAGCTCATGGCCGAGGGCAAGCCCACCGGCCAGATCGCCGAACAATTGCACATCAGCGTCAAGACGGTGGAGACCCACCGCCAGCAGATCATGCACAAGCTGGGAATCCACAGCATCGCCGAGCTCACCAAGTACGCCATCCGGGAAGGCCTCACCTCCCTCGAACCATAA
- a CDS encoding DUF5666 domain-containing protein, whose translation MRRLTALAVTVILTLILSGSSVSAKDFSGRVEAVPPGGVGPWVVSGMPVEVTPATKIKVKGPLAPGRAVRIKGYYAPDGRFVATEIKAKKAKKGKRHW comes from the coding sequence ATGCGCCGTTTGACTGCGCTGGCTGTGACGGTTATCCTGACCCTCATCCTCAGCGGTTCCTCGGTCTCGGCCAAGGATTTCTCCGGCCGGGTGGAGGCTGTGCCCCCAGGAGGCGTGGGCCCCTGGGTGGTGAGCGGGATGCCGGTGGAAGTGACCCCGGCCACGAAGATCAAGGTAAAGGGACCCTTGGCTCCAGGCCGTGCCGTCCGCATCAAGGGCTACTACGCCCCGGACGGTCGCTTTGTGGCCACGGAGATCAAGGCGAAAAAGGCCAAAAAAGGCAAACGACACTGGTGA
- a CDS encoding FmdB family zinc ribbon protein yields the protein MPLYEYQCVDCGAADLRVAGLDDHTAICMECGGLMLRLNEDIFRPYFEEEAPAPAASRHKVSNNGT from the coding sequence ATGCCGCTTTATGAGTATCAATGCGTGGACTGTGGAGCAGCCGATCTGAGGGTGGCCGGCCTGGATGATCACACCGCCATCTGCATGGAGTGCGGCGGGCTGATGCTGCGGCTCAATGAGGACATTTTCCGGCCCTATTTCGAGGAGGAAGCGCCGGCGCCGGCCGCCTCGCGGCACAAGGTCTCCAACAATGGCACCTGA
- a CDS encoding 2Fe-2S iron-sulfur cluster-binding protein: MPMRKLADQVTPRTIEEVGFYINDTFVRADTSWTILRTAREMGIDIPTLCYHPDLPSEGHCRLCVVEIGEPPRTRLVNACTYPVEANLRVQTHSEKVMHARRMVLELLLARAPKAEIIRELAKAHGVYETRFHIDDPEELCILCGLCVRTCREIVGVSAISMAGRTPDKQVATPFKEASEACIGCGSCAFICPTGVIPYTEKDGIRTIWGRDFELAACRVCGNYIEPLAQLEHWARITGDPVETFLVCRDCR, translated from the coding sequence ATGCCCATGCGCAAACTTGCCGACCAGGTCACCCCTCGGACCATCGAGGAGGTGGGTTTCTATATCAACGATACCTTTGTCCGGGCGGACACCTCTTGGACCATTCTGCGCACCGCCCGGGAGATGGGAATTGACATCCCCACCCTGTGCTACCATCCGGACCTGCCCTCCGAGGGCCATTGCCGGCTGTGCGTGGTGGAGATCGGGGAGCCCCCCCGCACCCGCCTGGTGAACGCCTGCACCTACCCGGTGGAGGCTAACCTCCGGGTGCAGACCCACTCGGAAAAGGTGATGCACGCCCGGCGCATGGTGTTGGAGCTGCTCTTGGCCCGGGCCCCCAAGGCCGAGATCATCCGGGAGCTGGCCAAAGCCCACGGCGTCTACGAGACCCGCTTCCACATTGATGACCCGGAGGAGCTGTGCATCCTCTGCGGCCTGTGCGTGCGCACTTGCCGGGAGATCGTGGGGGTGTCCGCCATCAGCATGGCGGGGCGCACCCCGGACAAGCAGGTGGCCACCCCCTTCAAGGAGGCTTCCGAGGCCTGCATCGGCTGCGGCTCCTGCGCCTTCATCTGCCCCACGGGGGTCATCCCCTACACCGAAAAGGACGGCATCCGCACCATCTGGGGCCGGGACTTCGAGCTGGCCGCCTGCCGGGTGTGCGGCAATTACATCGAACCTCTGGCCCAGCTGGAGCATTGGGCCCGGATTACCGGTGATCCGGTGGAGACCTTCCTCGTCTGCCGGGACTGCCGTTAA
- the lpxC gene encoding UDP-3-O-acyl-N-acetylglucosamine deacetylase: protein MIWQKTLARPVTVSGIGLHRGEPVILTVFPAAANTGIRFVREDLPGRPQVPAHFSRVLSTARATTLGEGEAVFSTVEHLLAALHGLGVDNALVQVEGPELPILDGSALPFTELILEAGLRSLPWPRTYLMVQRPVELRENGSWMRVSPGRLSITYSIDFPHPLIRRQRYSVSLASDTFRREIAPARTFGFLKEVQYLQSQGLALGGSLDNALVLDDDGVLNPGGLRFPEEFVRHKILDAVGDLALLGVPLVGRVEVSRGSHDFHLRFIRHLMEQRQAWRLWVPATHNREFRRPLAAMPAFQGAPA, encoded by the coding sequence ATGATCTGGCAAAAGACCTTGGCCCGGCCGGTGACCGTGAGCGGCATCGGCCTGCATCGCGGTGAGCCGGTAATCCTCACTGTCTTTCCGGCGGCCGCCAACACCGGCATCCGTTTCGTTCGGGAGGACCTGCCCGGCCGGCCCCAGGTGCCGGCCCACTTCAGCCGGGTGCTCTCCACCGCCCGGGCCACCACCCTGGGAGAGGGCGAGGCGGTCTTCAGCACCGTGGAGCACCTCCTGGCCGCCCTGCATGGCCTCGGGGTGGACAACGCCCTGGTGCAGGTGGAGGGGCCGGAGCTCCCCATCCTGGATGGCAGCGCCCTGCCCTTCACCGAGCTCATTTTGGAGGCCGGCCTGCGCTCCCTCCCCTGGCCCCGCACTTACCTCATGGTGCAGCGGCCGGTGGAACTCAGGGAAAACGGCTCCTGGATGCGGGTCAGCCCCGGGCGGCTGAGCATCACTTACAGCATCGATTTTCCGCATCCCCTCATCCGGCGGCAGCGCTACTCCGTGTCCCTGGCCAGCGACACCTTCCGCCGGGAGATCGCCCCGGCCCGCACCTTCGGCTTTCTGAAGGAGGTCCAGTACCTGCAATCCCAGGGCCTGGCTTTGGGCGGCTCCCTGGACAACGCCCTGGTGCTGGACGATGACGGCGTCCTCAACCCCGGGGGCCTGCGCTTCCCCGAGGAGTTCGTGCGCCACAAGATCCTGGATGCCGTGGGCGATCTGGCCCTTTTGGGGGTGCCCTTGGTGGGCCGGGTGGAGGTGAGCCGGGGCAGCCACGACTTTCACCTGCGTTTTATCCGCCACCTCATGGAGCAGCGGCAGGCCTGGCGGCTGTGGGTGCCCGCCACCCACAACCGGGAGTTCCGCCGACCCCTGGCGGCCATGCCCGCCTTCCAGGGCGCCCCGGCGTAA